One window of Thermocoleostomius sinensis A174 genomic DNA carries:
- a CDS encoding alpha/beta fold hydrolase, translating to MQVTVSPQTGNYWQWQGHSIYYVKANCTSTTETSASDRPPLLLIHGFGASTDHWRKNITGLSQAFDVWAIDLLGFGRSAKPNIDYNGNVWRDQLHDFITEIIGRSVVLVGNSLGGYASLCVAAQRPQSAAGLVLINCAGPFTPTEPVPQPNPVQKFLSDGARALLLQPLPSFLLFQYVRQKSVIRKTLQNVYLDQTAVTDELVEDIYRPSCDPGAAQVFASVFKASQGEKNDKLLQQITCPLLMLWGEGDPWINARSQGAKFRQYYPSLTEYYLQAGHCPHDEVPDQVNGLIQNWVRTIAQ from the coding sequence ATGCAGGTAACTGTCTCCCCACAGACTGGCAATTATTGGCAGTGGCAAGGGCATTCTATTTACTACGTTAAGGCTAATTGCACATCAACGACTGAAACCTCCGCTAGCGATCGCCCGCCGCTGTTGCTGATTCATGGATTTGGTGCGTCAACCGATCACTGGCGCAAGAATATTACCGGCCTCAGCCAAGCCTTTGACGTATGGGCGATCGATTTATTAGGGTTTGGACGATCGGCAAAGCCAAATATTGACTATAACGGAAACGTTTGGCGTGACCAATTGCACGACTTTATTACCGAAATCATTGGGCGATCGGTGGTACTAGTGGGAAACTCGTTAGGAGGCTATGCCTCACTCTGTGTTGCCGCCCAACGCCCACAATCGGCAGCCGGGTTAGTATTAATTAATTGTGCCGGTCCCTTCACTCCCACCGAGCCAGTTCCCCAACCCAATCCAGTGCAAAAATTTCTATCTGATGGTGCTCGTGCTCTATTATTACAGCCGCTTCCCAGTTTTTTACTGTTTCAATACGTTCGGCAGAAGTCTGTAATTCGCAAAACTCTGCAAAATGTTTACCTCGATCAAACGGCTGTCACGGATGAGCTAGTCGAGGACATCTATCGCCCATCTTGCGATCCTGGAGCCGCCCAGGTGTTTGCTTCTGTGTTCAAGGCCAGCCAGGGGGAAAAGAATGATAAGCTTCTACAGCAGATTACCTGTCCGCTGCTGATGCTTTGGGGCGAGGGCGATCCCTGGATTAATGCTAGAAGCCAAGGGGCCAAATTTCGCCAATATTATCCATCCCTGACAGAATATTATTTGCAAGCCGGGCACTGCCCCCATGATGAAGTCCCCGATCAAGTCAACGGACTCATTCAGAATTGGGTTCGTACAATCGCTCAGTAG
- the aqpZ gene encoding aquaporin Z codes for MPLAKRCFAEFLGTFWLVFGGCGSAVLAAIFPYSNDANPLGIALLGVSLAFGLTVLTMDYAIAPISGCHLNPAVSFGLWEGKRFLGSDLLPYIVAQVLGAIVAGGTIYVIASGREGFTLTGSTPLATNGYDVHSPDGYALAACFLIEVLLTFFFLIIILGAADRRAPSGFAPAAIGLALTLIHLISIPVTNTSVNPACSTGMALFAGSELFGQVWLFWVAPIIGALSAGWLYATMFEQAPITEYERVEETV; via the coding sequence ATGCCGCTTGCAAAGCGCTGTTTTGCTGAATTTCTCGGTACTTTTTGGTTAGTATTTGGCGGATGTGGTAGTGCCGTTCTAGCTGCTATCTTTCCATATAGTAACGATGCAAATCCATTAGGTATTGCCTTGCTGGGTGTATCGTTGGCATTTGGTTTAACTGTTCTGACGATGGACTATGCCATTGCCCCCATTTCTGGCTGCCATCTCAATCCTGCTGTGTCCTTCGGTTTATGGGAAGGGAAGCGATTCCTAGGTTCAGACTTGCTGCCGTATATTGTGGCTCAGGTACTTGGAGCGATCGTAGCTGGTGGCACAATTTATGTCATTGCGAGTGGACGCGAAGGGTTCACTCTAACTGGCTCCACCCCTCTGGCGACCAATGGTTATGATGTGCACTCTCCCGATGGCTATGCCTTGGCAGCCTGTTTCTTGATCGAAGTATTGCTTACCTTCTTTTTCTTGATTATTATTTTGGGTGCAGCCGATCGTCGTGCTCCGTCCGGCTTTGCCCCGGCTGCAATTGGTTTAGCCTTGACGCTGATTCACCTAATCAGCATTCCTGTCACGAATACATCTGTGAATCCTGCTTGCAGTACAGGTATGGCGTTGTTCGCTGGATCTGAATTATTTGGACAGGTATGGCTGTTTTGGGTTGCTCCTATCATTGGCGCACTCAGTGCAGGATGGTTATATGCAACGATGTTTGAGCAGGCTCCTATCACTGAATATGAGCGAGTGGAAGAAACCGTGTAG
- a CDS encoding response regulator: MTSTSAKTILLIDDEASVRELVHACLSDLAGWNVITVASAQEGLNQIAVAHPDAILLDVLMPGMDAITFVQRLHQNPLTQSIPVLLLTVRARWFTPGKLQQLGIVTAIAKPFNPVTLPDIIAGALRWDTQSVDC; this comes from the coding sequence ATGACAAGCACATCAGCTAAGACAATTTTGTTAATTGATGATGAAGCAAGTGTTCGAGAGTTAGTTCATGCTTGCCTGAGCGACTTAGCCGGATGGAATGTGATTACCGTTGCCTCTGCCCAGGAAGGACTCAATCAGATAGCTGTTGCTCACCCAGATGCGATTCTTCTTGACGTTCTGATGCCTGGCATGGATGCTATCACCTTTGTTCAACGGCTTCATCAGAACCCCTTAACTCAATCGATTCCAGTCTTGCTTTTAACAGTTCGAGCACGCTGGTTCACACCTGGAAAGCTGCAACAACTTGGAATTGTCACCGCAATCGCTAAACCGTTTAACCCGGTTACGCTCCCTGACATCATTGCTGGTGCTCTGAGGTGGGATACCCAAAGCGTTGATTGTTAG
- a CDS encoding AAA-like domain-containing protein, which produces MTFPMEMKYQIGGSLRNNDPTYVVRQADDQLYHALKRGEFCYVLNSRQMGKSSLLQRTSDRLQKEGFACVYLDMTQFAGEAVTPMQWYRGIVTTLYYTLNLTESFNLQSWWAKQQHLSFVQQLHQFIETKVLPSIQAQRLFIFIDEIDSLLHLQFSLNDFFAWIDYCYQQRADNSVFNRLDFAVFGVATPTDLVASGQNTLFESGTAIELHEFQLHEATPLIRQLEPYINRPEAVFQEILYWTQGQPFLTQKLCQLALQAAWSTTEKGVSLVPGTEAFWVEQIVRSHVIQHWELHDDPEHLRTIRDRLLANKQYNISLLELYQQVLLSESFSSFAAVPLDGSSKQEQLFLTGLVTKRCGYLCTKNPIYRSVFDVEWISKQFNCLYALAC; this is translated from the coding sequence ATGACCTTTCCAATGGAGATGAAATACCAGATTGGAGGAAGCCTTCGGAATAATGATCCAACCTATGTCGTGCGTCAAGCTGATGACCAACTTTACCATGCTCTAAAAAGAGGCGAATTTTGCTATGTGTTGAATTCGCGCCAAATGGGCAAGTCATCACTTCTACAGCGCACTAGCGATCGGTTGCAGAAGGAAGGGTTTGCTTGTGTGTATCTAGACATGACTCAATTTGCAGGTGAAGCCGTGACTCCGATGCAGTGGTATCGCGGTATCGTCACCACCTTATACTATACCTTGAACTTAACAGAATCCTTCAACCTCCAAAGCTGGTGGGCAAAACAACAGCATTTATCATTTGTGCAACAGTTGCATCAATTTATTGAAACCAAAGTTTTACCTTCAATTCAAGCCCAACGACTGTTCATCTTCATTGATGAAATTGATAGTCTTTTACACCTCCAGTTTTCACTGAATGACTTTTTTGCATGGATTGATTATTGCTATCAGCAGCGCGCTGACAATTCCGTATTCAATCGACTAGACTTTGCCGTATTTGGAGTCGCGACCCCCACCGACTTAGTGGCAAGCGGTCAGAACACTCTCTTTGAGTCAGGTACTGCGATCGAATTGCATGAATTTCAATTGCATGAGGCAACCCCCCTGATTAGGCAACTAGAACCCTATATCAACCGTCCAGAAGCGGTTTTTCAGGAAATTCTCTACTGGACTCAAGGGCAACCATTTTTAACCCAAAAGCTTTGCCAACTTGCCTTGCAAGCGGCATGGAGCACAACTGAAAAAGGTGTTAGTCTCGTTCCAGGCACAGAAGCGTTCTGGGTAGAACAGATAGTGCGATCTCACGTTATTCAACATTGGGAATTGCACGATGATCCCGAACATCTGCGCACCATTCGCGATCGGTTGCTGGCGAATAAACAATACAATATTTCGCTATTGGAGCTATATCAACAGGTATTACTATCGGAATCTTTTTCCTCCTTTGCTGCCGTTCCTTTGGATGGTTCCTCTAAGCAAGAACAGCTTTTTTTGACAGGTTTGGTGACAAAGCGCTGTGGTTATTTATGCACCAAAAATCCAATTTATCGATCGGTTTTTGATGTTGAATGGATCAGCAAGCAATTTAATTGCTTGTATGCGTTGGCGTGTTAG
- a CDS encoding HAD-IC family P-type ATPase, giving the protein MQVTTSHPQGLSHAEAAHRRANGQGNDLPSQTSRTYWEILRDNLFTFINGAYFFLSLVLIALGRASDVLVLASVVLLNVVINVVQEIRAKQKLDQIALITRPKASVIREGQERSIDPSEIVVGDVLVVRPGDQIVVDGVIVGDGAIKVDESLLTGESDLIAKQVGKPVYSGSFCVSGSACYAAEKVGAESLASKMTAEARKFRKVMTPLQHRINLMIRLLLGVAIVLGLITLLRMALGITSITTGVQNLAVIVGLVPIGLYFMITLTYALGAVRIAEQSALVQQSNAVESISNVDVMCLDKTGTLTANRINLQTVQPIDIDRTELETALGDFAASASSSNKTNDAIATALPSVKRSVKLEVPFGSAHKWSGMIFADRPGIYILGAPEILATVLPLSEDLQESIRQGADQGLRVLLFAHSPMVSDRQDAAGNPVLPPNLQPLGILYFGDELRPDARETLAEFRQAGIQVKVISGDNPTTVAALAKQAGLSQDIIAVSGQDLAEMDEAVFTQTAEDGTIFGRITPEQKARLVKSLQSRNHYVAMMGDGVNDVLSLKQANVGVAMESGSQATRGVADIVLLKDTFRALPKIFLEGQRIRNGVADITKLFMVRIFSFTLAIVAIGMIVLSFPFGIKASTIVTFLTVGIPPFFVTLWATPEKPRSSDGDPFLHFVLPATLTLSLMSILVYLFFLAENIGPIFEWLNGQIPFDELGRQITRADIVRAQRVAETALITLQVFGGLLLLPFLKPPTTAWVGGEPLSRDWRYTLLAGIVLLIYLVILAVPGLRNFFELYPLEFIHYLGIGLAAVLWALVVRFFWRHALLDRFLGIKISPSIAENESGY; this is encoded by the coding sequence ATGCAAGTTACTACCAGTCACCCTCAAGGACTTAGCCATGCCGAAGCAGCCCATCGTCGCGCCAACGGGCAAGGTAACGATTTGCCATCGCAAACCAGTCGTACCTACTGGGAGATTTTGCGAGACAATCTCTTCACGTTCATTAACGGTGCGTATTTTTTCCTGAGTCTGGTGCTGATTGCGCTGGGGCGAGCTAGCGATGTGCTGGTGTTGGCGTCTGTTGTTTTGTTGAATGTCGTCATCAATGTGGTGCAGGAAATTCGCGCTAAGCAAAAACTTGATCAGATTGCGTTAATTACTCGACCAAAAGCCAGCGTGATTCGAGAAGGACAGGAACGATCGATCGATCCTAGTGAGATTGTGGTGGGCGATGTGTTAGTGGTGCGTCCGGGAGATCAGATTGTTGTCGATGGGGTTATCGTTGGGGATGGAGCAATCAAAGTCGATGAGTCGTTGTTAACAGGGGAATCGGATTTGATTGCCAAGCAGGTGGGTAAGCCCGTCTATTCCGGCAGTTTTTGCGTCAGCGGCTCCGCTTGCTATGCAGCTGAAAAGGTTGGGGCAGAAAGCCTAGCCAGTAAAATGACCGCCGAGGCTCGAAAGTTTCGTAAAGTGATGACTCCGTTGCAGCATCGCATCAATTTGATGATTCGTCTATTGTTGGGCGTGGCGATCGTGCTGGGATTAATTACACTGTTACGGATGGCGCTTGGTATCACCTCGATTACAACTGGCGTACAAAACTTGGCAGTCATTGTAGGATTGGTGCCAATCGGGTTATATTTCATGATTACCCTTACCTATGCGTTGGGGGCTGTGCGGATTGCTGAACAAAGCGCGTTGGTGCAACAGTCCAATGCAGTGGAATCGATTAGCAATGTCGATGTTATGTGTTTGGACAAAACAGGAACCCTGACGGCGAATCGCATTAATCTACAAACGGTACAGCCCATTGACATCGATCGAACAGAATTAGAAACCGCCTTAGGCGATTTTGCAGCCAGCGCCTCATCCAGTAACAAAACCAATGACGCCATTGCCACAGCCCTACCCTCTGTCAAGCGATCGGTGAAGCTGGAAGTGCCCTTCGGCTCTGCCCACAAATGGAGCGGTATGATCTTTGCCGATCGTCCCGGAATCTATATCCTGGGTGCGCCTGAAATATTGGCAACGGTGCTTCCCTTGTCTGAAGATCTTCAAGAGTCCATTCGCCAAGGAGCCGATCAAGGTTTGCGAGTGCTGCTGTTTGCCCATAGTCCTATGGTGAGCGATCGACAGGATGCGGCTGGAAATCCAGTATTACCACCGAATTTGCAACCGTTGGGAATCCTCTACTTTGGCGATGAACTGCGTCCGGATGCCCGTGAAACTTTGGCAGAATTTCGTCAGGCTGGCATTCAAGTCAAAGTCATTTCTGGTGACAATCCCACCACTGTAGCCGCGTTGGCCAAACAAGCTGGCTTAAGCCAAGATATTATTGCCGTGTCGGGCCAAGATTTAGCAGAGATGGACGAGGCTGTGTTCACCCAAACGGCAGAAGACGGCACGATTTTTGGGCGCATTACTCCCGAACAAAAGGCTCGTCTTGTGAAAAGCCTTCAGTCTCGCAATCACTATGTTGCCATGATGGGAGATGGGGTGAATGATGTGCTGTCGCTGAAGCAGGCGAATGTGGGCGTGGCCATGGAAAGCGGCAGTCAGGCAACTCGGGGTGTGGCTGATATTGTTTTGCTCAAGGACACATTCAGGGCGCTGCCCAAAATCTTTTTGGAGGGGCAACGGATTCGCAATGGCGTAGCTGACATCACCAAGCTGTTTATGGTGCGTATCTTCTCGTTTACGCTGGCAATCGTCGCAATCGGCATGATTGTCCTGTCGTTTCCCTTTGGCATTAAAGCCAGCACGATCGTTACCTTTCTCACTGTTGGGATTCCGCCGTTCTTTGTCACGCTATGGGCCACGCCCGAAAAACCTCGCAGCAGTGATGGCGACCCGTTTTTACATTTTGTGCTTCCTGCCACGTTGACCTTATCGTTGATGAGTATTTTGGTGTATCTTTTCTTCTTAGCGGAAAACATCGGCCCGATTTTTGAGTGGCTGAATGGACAGATTCCCTTTGATGAACTGGGTCGGCAAATTACTAGAGCCGATATTGTCAGAGCACAACGAGTGGCTGAAACAGCGCTGATTACCCTGCAAGTGTTCGGAGGATTGCTACTGTTGCCATTCCTCAAACCGCCAACAACCGCCTGGGTGGGGGGAGAACCGCTGAGCCGAGATTGGCGCTATACCCTGCTGGCGGGGATAGTTTTATTGATTTATCTAGTGATTCTTGCTGTTCCTGGTTTACGCAACTTTTTTGAACTATATCCGCTTGAGTTTATTCACTATCTAGGCATCGGATTAGCAGCCGTGCTGTGGGCACTCGTGGTACGCTTCTTCTGGAGACATGCCTTGCTCGATCGATTTTTGGGTATCAAAATTAGTCCATCTATCGCTGAGAATGAATCAGGCTATTAG
- a CDS encoding MFS transporter yields MNQPGTVQLGRKGFWAISLTLFMIAYSVSVMPAIMPAIVSDFNSSIGYIQSILVLFSLVTASFAPTTENLCRFYGRTPVFLLGLMLYGIGIALTALSPAMGMLAVSFSLLTGVAATPLISTPWAIADLAFDGKAEEQANVALIVASSLGGLSGALLGGYLASQFSWRWAFAPALVVLVVVGLLHRSLPRLVTRYQQPIDWVGGLLSFWGLGFILIGISLSAEFGWWQPKRLFTIAGVVIPPFALSIVPTLIAVGIILLGFFIFWQRRQADRRMASLLRAGLLRKRGFVLGLLTAMLHTLITTGLQFNLFQFVPVALSLNPFQTALTIIPYNITMIIVVIVILKCLMLGDRIPPKYIVHTGIVLIAIGIGLLYRSLQTQITSLDLMPGLIVMGIGSGLFLSYISKLTYSAATADEKPEGSGIYNPVQNLGSSLGRAILGTALISFASRNIVDGLLEKMGRTLPPVQRNQIIAQLQEMIQTLSRQELEATLSSQLPPSIAPLIRPIGLEAALVGMRTSLLIALLCTGICLMLAATLPKYPAQAFCKLPERASYE; encoded by the coding sequence ATGAATCAACCAGGAACCGTACAGCTAGGACGAAAAGGATTTTGGGCAATCAGTTTGACGTTATTCATGATTGCCTATAGTGTGAGCGTCATGCCAGCAATCATGCCAGCGATCGTGTCTGATTTCAATTCCAGTATTGGTTACATTCAAAGTATTCTAGTACTATTTTCGCTTGTGACAGCTTCCTTCGCTCCTACGACTGAGAACCTGTGTCGCTTCTATGGCCGAACGCCCGTCTTTCTCTTGGGGTTGATGCTGTATGGCATTGGCATTGCGCTGACTGCCCTCAGCCCTGCGATGGGAATGCTCGCCGTCAGTTTTTCGCTGTTGACTGGGGTAGCTGCAACCCCGTTGATTAGCACCCCCTGGGCCATTGCTGACTTGGCGTTTGATGGCAAAGCAGAAGAGCAAGCGAATGTAGCGCTGATTGTGGCCTCGTCCTTGGGGGGACTGTCTGGCGCGTTGCTAGGCGGCTATTTGGCGTCGCAGTTTAGTTGGCGTTGGGCCTTTGCACCAGCTTTGGTCGTTTTAGTGGTGGTTGGACTGTTGCACCGATCGCTCCCCAGGCTAGTGACCCGCTATCAACAACCGATCGATTGGGTCGGCGGGTTACTGTCCTTTTGGGGACTGGGCTTTATTTTAATCGGCATTAGCCTATCGGCTGAGTTTGGCTGGTGGCAACCCAAGCGCCTGTTTACAATTGCTGGTGTGGTGATTCCTCCCTTTGCCCTGTCGATCGTCCCCACCCTAATTGCGGTTGGCATAATTTTGTTGGGGTTCTTTATCTTCTGGCAGCGACGGCAGGCAGATCGACGCATGGCCTCGTTATTACGAGCCGGACTATTACGCAAGCGTGGTTTCGTATTAGGCTTGCTGACTGCTATGCTGCATACATTAATTACAACTGGATTACAGTTTAATTTATTTCAATTTGTGCCTGTAGCGCTGTCACTAAATCCGTTTCAGACTGCGCTTACTATTATTCCCTACAACATTACGATGATTATTGTTGTGATTGTAATTCTCAAGTGTTTGATGTTAGGCGATCGCATCCCACCAAAATATATTGTACATACTGGCATTGTTCTAATTGCGATCGGAATTGGATTACTTTATCGTAGCTTACAGACGCAAATCACATCCTTAGATTTAATGCCAGGATTAATTGTGATGGGTATTGGCTCTGGTTTATTTCTATCCTATATTAGTAAACTGACTTATTCTGCTGCCACAGCCGATGAAAAACCAGAAGGTTCAGGAATCTATAACCCAGTACAGAATTTGGGTAGTTCCCTAGGACGAGCTATTCTAGGCACAGCTTTGATTTCCTTTGCCTCTCGAAACATTGTAGACGGTCTTCTAGAAAAGATGGGTAGAACTTTACCTCCTGTTCAACGCAATCAGATCATTGCGCAATTGCAGGAAATGATTCAAACGCTGTCACGCCAAGAACTTGAAGCTACATTATCTAGCCAATTGCCGCCCTCGATTGCTCCGTTAATTCGCCCGATCGGGCTAGAAGCAGCGCTGGTAGGAATGCGAACCTCCTTGCTGATTGCTCTGCTATGTACAGGAATTTGTTTGATGCTGGCGGCCACCTTGCCTAAATATCCGGCCCAGGCATTTTGTAAGCTACCTGAAAGAGCTAGCTATGAGTAG
- a CDS encoding YihY/virulence factor BrkB family protein — translation MMRHLQSTVLPYIRSTVLPSRPAQLLIQTGIKWDQDNGPGMAASLAYFALFSLFPMLLVILSVIGAVIGPNTEAFQTIQEAAQRFLPPEVHDLVRDTVIALNQNSVGAGLIGFGLLVWTSSAVFTILRSSVNRIWRSPSRASEVGSVSRMVLFFVANRLFAFLLVLGVALLLLTSLISNIVIKTILQLVSNFQHTFSFIEVDELQLTRGLQTSSSFLLLAIAFCILFKILPSVYVSWQDVWLGALLTALLLVGLQQLVSNSVITIGSHFLSYGVIGSVMILLLWIFLTCQIFLLGCVFSYVYAQLFGSRRHRTS, via the coding sequence ATGATGCGACATCTTCAGTCCACGGTTCTACCCTACATTCGATCGACAGTTCTGCCCTCAAGACCAGCTCAACTCTTGATTCAAACGGGCATCAAGTGGGATCAAGATAACGGCCCCGGTATGGCAGCCTCGCTTGCCTACTTTGCGCTGTTTTCCCTATTTCCGATGCTGTTAGTCATTCTGAGTGTGATTGGAGCCGTGATTGGTCCCAACACGGAAGCATTTCAAACCATTCAAGAAGCTGCCCAGCGATTTTTGCCCCCGGAAGTGCATGATCTTGTTCGGGATACGGTGATTGCCTTGAACCAAAACAGTGTCGGAGCCGGACTGATTGGCTTTGGCCTTTTGGTGTGGACTTCTAGCGCCGTCTTCACCATTCTTAGAAGTTCAGTCAATAGAATTTGGCGATCGCCAAGTCGGGCATCCGAGGTTGGTTCGGTGTCTAGAATGGTGCTTTTCTTTGTTGCAAATCGATTGTTTGCATTTCTGTTGGTGCTAGGAGTGGCGCTCTTGTTACTGACTTCATTAATCTCCAACATTGTTATTAAAACTATTCTTCAACTAGTTAGTAATTTTCAGCATACGTTTTCATTTATTGAGGTCGATGAATTGCAACTGACGCGCGGCTTGCAAACTAGCTCATCGTTTTTGCTATTGGCCATTGCGTTTTGCATTTTGTTCAAAATTTTGCCCTCGGTTTATGTCAGTTGGCAAGATGTGTGGTTGGGTGCACTGCTGACTGCTCTGTTACTCGTGGGATTGCAGCAATTGGTTAGCAATAGCGTCATTACGATCGGAAGTCACTTTCTCTCCTATGGAGTCATTGGCAGCGTCATGATCCTGTTACTGTGGATTTTCCTGACCTGTCAAATTTTCTTGCTAGGCTGCGTATTTTCTTATGTATATGCACAACTTTTTGGTAGTCGTCGGCATAGAACCTCATGA
- a CDS encoding DUF3124 domain-containing protein, with protein MKRSVFGYVATLMISLTACASPPPPAPTTPLKTVSLDSTDQLVAGQTVYVPIYSQIYMWQQSQTIDLTATLSVRNTDLTHAMIVASVEYYNDAGELVRSYLEQPIELEPLASTSFVVEQEDASGGVGAAFVVEWVARQAVSTPVIESVMLNASGNQGISLISPGRVIRDRTSSPPTPN; from the coding sequence ATGAAGCGATCGGTTTTTGGTTATGTTGCAACTCTGATGATATCGCTGACAGCCTGTGCTTCCCCTCCACCACCGGCACCAACCACTCCACTGAAAACGGTTTCCCTAGATAGTACCGACCAACTCGTTGCAGGGCAAACTGTTTACGTTCCCATCTACTCGCAAATTTACATGTGGCAGCAGAGCCAAACGATTGACCTGACTGCCACACTCAGCGTCCGCAACACAGACCTAACCCATGCCATGATTGTTGCCTCGGTCGAGTATTACAATGACGCTGGTGAACTGGTTCGCAGCTATTTAGAGCAACCGATAGAACTGGAACCGTTGGCGTCAACCAGTTTTGTGGTGGAGCAAGAAGATGCTAGCGGCGGAGTGGGAGCAGCGTTTGTTGTCGAATGGGTGGCTCGGCAAGCGGTTTCTACTCCAGTGATTGAATCGGTCATGCTAAATGCCAGCGGCAACCAAGGAATTTCTTTGATCAGTCCCGGACGAGTCATTCGCGATCGAACCAGTAGCCCACCTACTCCAAACTAG